A genomic window from Triticum urartu cultivar G1812 chromosome 7, Tu2.1, whole genome shotgun sequence includes:
- the LOC125520918 gene encoding probable glutathione S-transferase encodes MLQQPAPVKLITAFGSPFAHRVEVALTLKGVPYELLVEDLANKSELLLAHNPVHQSVPVLLHGDRAVCESLLIVEYVDEAFHDVDGSAPRLLPADPYERATARFWADFIANKCLKPLWQAMWTDGEEQARLARETKESLWVLDAQLEGKRFFGGDALGFVDLAACTLAHWLGVLEEVAGVRLMKDGEYPALRRWAREYTSDEVVRRSLPDRDELVAYFTKNKERYRSFMVKAAAAVQ; translated from the coding sequence ATGTTGCAGCAGCCAGCGCCGGTGAAGCTCATCACGGCGTTCGGCAGCCCGTTCGCGCACCGGGTGGAGGTGGCGCTCACGCTCAAGGGGGTGCCATACGAGCTGCTCGTGGAGGACCTGGCCAACAAGAGCGAGCTGCTGCTCGCCCACAACCCCGTTCACCAGTCGGTCCCCGTCCTCCTCCACGGCGACCGCGCCGTCTGCGAGTCCCTCCTCATCGTCGAGTACGTGGACGAGGCATTCCACGACGTCGACGGGTCGGCGCCCCGGCTCCTTCCGGCGGACCCCTACGAGCGCGCCACGGCCCGCTTCTGGGCTGACTTCATCGCCAACAAGTGCTTGAAGCCACTGTGGCAGGCGATGTGGACGGACGGCGAGGAGCAGGCGCGGCTGGCGAGGGAGACCAAGGAGAGCCTGTGGGTCTTGGACGCGCAGCTGGAGGGGAAGCGGTTCTTCGGGGGCGACGCGCTCGGCTTCGTCGACCTCGCCGCATGCACGCTGGCTCACTGGCTCGGCGTGCTGGAGGAAGTCGCCGGGGTGCGGCTGATGAAGGACGGCGAGTACCCTGCTCTTCGCCGGTGGGCCAGGGAGTACACCTCCGACGAGGTGGTGAGGCGGTCCCTGCCGGACAGGGACGAGCTCGTCGCCTACTTCACCAAAAACAAGGAGAGGTACAGGTCGTTCATGGTCAAGGCAGCAGCAGCGGTGCAGTGA